In Eisenibacter elegans DSM 3317, the genomic window GCAAAATACGGACACAGTTGCAGTTATCTCCGGCGTTATTGCCTGTTTTTCTGCTTTACCAACCCATCGATAGGGAGGCGATAAAAAGCTGTACTGACCCAGAGCTGAGCGCCCAAGGTTGCCTTCAGAAACCTATCAACGAACAACAGGTTATGGAGTTGTTGGCTGAGCCTCTGGCGCAAGAACAGGCATCTCGTAGTGATTTTCAAGCAATTTCGGAGCAATCCTTTCGTATCCTGCTTACTGATGACAACCCTCTCAACAGGCTTTTGGCCACGGCGCTTGTAAAGGTCTTACTCCCCAATGCTGTTGTAATAGAGGCCGAAAGCGGCATTGAGGCGCTGCGCTTGTTACAAACTACCCGCCCTGACTTGGTGCTGATGGACATCCAAATGCCCGAAATGAGTGGATACGAAACCGCAAGCCGTATTCGAGCTCAAGAGGCGCAAACACAAGCGCCACGGCTGCCGGTTATCGCCCTGACCGCCGGCACGCTCGGGGGGGAACGCGAGCGGTGTCTTGCTGCTGGTATGGATGATTACCTCAGCAAACCTATCGATAGCCAAAAACTAGCCCAAATATTACGCTATTGGCTCGATACAAACACTGCCCACAACCGCCAAAATTATACACCCATTCACTGGGCTTTTGATAACACCAACGCCCAACATTTCAACCAAAACCGCTTGATAGAGCGGCTAGGCAAAGATAAAGCAGCATTGCATAGGGTGCTGAATGCGGTCAATAGTGGCGTACTCCAGCAGCAAGCCAATGCCCTGCTCGACAGCTTGGCGCAAGGCTTCCCCCCTGAACACATCCAATCAAAAGCCCACGCACTCAAGGGTAGCGCCCTCAGTGCTTGCTTTGAGATATTGGCCACTTATTGCCAACAACTCGAAAGCCTAGAGCCTTTTGACTACCCAACGGCACAGCAGATTTCCCAAAATATCGAACAAGAACTACACACCGTTCTCCAATTGGTTGCCGAAGCCATTGCCGAAGAACAGGGATGACAAGCCGCCCTTGAAACACTAAAGCATACCTAGCGGCTTGTCGTTGATACCCTACATCTCTTAGCGCTCTATCAACAAACGCTCTTGGATGAACCCCTGTGAATTACGAATTCTCACAAAGTAAATCCCTGATTTCCAGCTACTGATGTCTATACTAAGTTGTTTTTGTACTTTTGTATCCAACATCACCTTGTTGTCTGTGCTGGTAATGAGTAGGTGGCTCTCCTCGTTGGTCAAAAGACTTATATTCAATAGATTAGATGCGGGATTAGGAAACAAAACCAACTTATTTTCAAGTTCTGTGGCCAAAGCCTCAAACAACTCAGGGATGTCTCCTTTTTCCATTGTCTGTATATACTGCGCTTCCTCTCTCAGTACCATCTGCCCATCTCTCCGCTGAAAAGCATAGAGTACTTTGTCGACAAAATGATTCTGAGAGCAATTGTGTCGGGCATAATGTCGTACCAAATAATACTGTCCTGATTGTAAACCCGAAAATGTATGGGTGTTGGTAGTGGGCACATTATTCGGAACAATCGCCGCAAGAGTCCACCCTCCAAAGCTAGATAAATCGGCAGGCGGTGGAGGCAAGTCTGTGGGGCTTTGGAACATAAGCCAAGCACTGAGGGTGTTGGTAGGGTCGCTGGCTGTAAGCTGTAAGTTGAGGGGGCTGCCAGCGCCAGACGAGCTGAAACTGAATGAAAAATCAGCATTGACGGGGTCGTTGAACACCGGAATTTGGAATACACGGCGCTGCTCCGCCCAAGGGCAGCCCCCGTGTCCTTCCCAAACCCCACGTTTGATCATATAATATGCTCTAGGAATATTGGGTACGGCAAACTGTCCTGCATTGGTTCCGTTTGGCAAGGTTTGTTCGAGAGAGATGATGTTTTGATCAAGCGTACTATTTCCATTCATACGATACAACTGCCACATACTGTTTGTGTACGATACATTTCCAGCTACTTGTATAATTACTTGATTAGACTTCTTATTACAACCTATAGCATATACATAAGACGGATTGAGGTTACAAGGTGTTTCTACCAAGGATAAATCGTCAATAAATATATTCTCCGACATACCTGATTGGTTCGCTTTTGGGCGAATTTCGAAAGTTTGTCGAAAAGTTCTGTGTACGCCAAACTCATTGTTAGGGTCATCAAACTCAAGGGGCATACCGGCAGCTATCATCAAATCAGAAACCTTAAATGTAGCTTCAAACAAACGCCACTCCCCTCTGCGTACAAATGTGCCATTCAGAGGTACAGTCAATGTAGTGTTGCAATTATCTGCCCCTGGTGCTGTATTGAGCAACCTAAGCTCAACGCCTGTATTTTGGTTAAATACTAAAGGGTTGACACCTGTCGGGCAAGTAAGCGCCGCCCAAACCTGTATTTTGTATTCTTTACCTAGTGCAAGGGGTTGTGTGAAATTACTCCTCACAGACTCTATCATATCACCACGGCGAAGATGTACATAGTTGTTGCCATGTTTAGGCATCAGTCCCACAACTTGACCATTGACAATAATTCCTCGGGTTCCGGCATTGATTGGCACTCCTATATCAGAGAACGCAATATTGGGATTGTAAATGGCACATGTTGCCATAATATCAGGCGTGTTGGTAGATACAGGGCCACAACCTTTGCTCCAAGATATAGCCAAATGAATTTGACTTTCATGTGTCGGACAAGTCGACAGGTTCTCAAAGCTAGGGTTAGGAATGCGATTTTGGGCATTTAAGACACCCAGCGCTATGGTCAATATCAGACCTAGACTCATTGATAAGTTTCGTGCGTAATACATTTGATAAAAGGGTTTAATAGTGAATTTATCAAAAGTGATATATTTTTAGTTTAAATGCTTATATTTATTTATAAACATTACATTTCAATTTATAAAGTCGTCATTATTTTTCAATAAGCCCTTTATCAATATAAAAT contains:
- a CDS encoding T9SS type A sorting domain-containing protein, translated to MATCAIYNPNIAFSDIGVPINAGTRGIIVNGQVVGLMPKHGNNYVHLRRGDMIESVRSNFTQPLALGKEYKIQVWAALTCPTGVNPLVFNQNTGVELRLLNTAPGADNCNTTLTVPLNGTFVRRGEWRLFEATFKVSDLMIAAGMPLEFDDPNNEFGVHRTFRQTFEIRPKANQSGMSENIFIDDLSLVETPCNLNPSYVYAIGCNKKSNQVIIQVAGNVSYTNSMWQLYRMNGNSTLDQNIISLEQTLPNGTNAGQFAVPNIPRAYYMIKRGVWEGHGGCPWAEQRRVFQIPVFNDPVNADFSFSFSSSGAGSPLNLQLTASDPTNTLSAWLMFQSPTDLPPPPADLSSFGGWTLAAIVPNNVPTTNTHTFSGLQSGQYYLVRHYARHNCSQNHFVDKVLYAFQRRDGQMVLREEAQYIQTMEKGDIPELFEALATELENKLVLFPNPASNLLNISLLTNEESHLLITSTDNKVMLDTKVQKQLSIDISSWKSGIYFVRIRNSQGFIQERLLIER